A part of Legionella sainthelensi genomic DNA contains:
- a CDS encoding TM0106 family RecB-like putative nuclease encodes MYLETNQIVFSPSDLAQFLDSPFASWMDHLAITNPELLPSTDENNELLSVLHDLGNQHESEVLATFEAKGLTIANLSKRTNSHQATVEAMKNGVDVIYQAHLELLPFRGYADFLIKVQGKSIFGDYCYEVWDTKLAKYVKPNFLVQLCCYAEMLDVMQQARAEQITIILGNKEQKRFRLNDYFYFYNNLKHKFLLEHQQFDPSKCPDPALSKSWGRWSTYAENLLLKSDHLIQVATITSGQIKKLNQAGIHTMTALANADYKTVKGIKSELFEQLKAQAKIQKESIGKDIPAYQLINHENGKKMGLALLPPKSKNDIFFDIEGFPLEDGGLEYLWGVTYFDENDQRRYMDFWAHDKDQEKESFRSFVEWVYKRWQQDLSMHIYHYASYEITACRKLMSRYGVCEYEVDQLLRNEVFVDLYKIVKGALLIGEPRYSIKNVEHLYRAKRATEVGSGGDSVVVYERWRENPDGDTWQTSKILNDIRSYNIDDCNSTQELVTWLREKQEACGISFLGKTELIEPEIKEEINERLKLRNRLLEKALQLHSEGQEQLSKLHSVMAWSIEFHRRESKPVFWRLFDRLGLNEEELLEDIDCLAYCQRTEKPPYKSTPKARNLVYEYSFDPDQEFKANAKEYFLLGYETPDGKNIKASCHHEGSDLEHGIIALQIKNEPDSLVTLIPNEYVDPDPIPQAITKQAEAFANGGLAQTAIVDFLGKSIPRIKGHISGQAIAPSHDPEQRLHEIIQAVINLDNSYLTIQGPPGAGKTYTGKHLIAELIKKGKKVGVSSNSHKAINNLLIHTAKYCQKMGITGHFCCKSKTDSVIDDLKINVLENKDIGNFLQPGCVVGTTAWGFSRDDLEHAFDYLFIDEAGQVSVANLIAMSRATSNIILMGDQMQLGLPSQGSHPEESGLSILDYLLHSTPTIPDSMGIFLGTTYRMHSAVNQFISEAIYEGKLESAPENDEQLIIVPMGYHGILNKEAGIIAVPVIHEGNTQASDEEVVQITSLAHELLGRTFNAKNGRQRIIDWEDILFVAPYNFQVNKLKAALGDKARVGSVDKFQGQEAPIVFLSMCASSANESPRGLNFLFDKNRINVAISRSQCLAVIVYSPALLDSVPNNVEQIAMMNMFCQLVKNR; translated from the coding sequence AGCCACTTTTGAAGCAAAAGGATTAACAATTGCCAATTTGAGCAAGCGCACGAACTCTCATCAGGCTACTGTAGAAGCTATGAAAAATGGAGTAGATGTAATTTATCAGGCGCATTTGGAATTGTTACCGTTTAGAGGATATGCTGATTTTTTGATTAAAGTCCAAGGAAAGAGTATTTTTGGAGATTATTGTTATGAAGTTTGGGATACTAAATTAGCTAAGTATGTTAAGCCAAATTTTTTGGTGCAATTATGTTGTTATGCTGAAATGCTTGATGTAATGCAACAGGCAAGAGCAGAGCAGATTACTATCATTCTGGGAAACAAGGAACAAAAACGATTCCGGCTTAATGACTATTTTTATTTCTACAACAATCTTAAGCACAAATTTTTGTTAGAACATCAGCAATTCGATCCCTCTAAATGCCCAGATCCTGCTTTATCTAAAAGTTGGGGAAGGTGGAGTACATATGCAGAAAATCTTCTATTAAAATCAGATCACTTGATTCAGGTTGCTACGATTACTTCGGGACAAATCAAAAAATTAAATCAAGCAGGCATTCATACTATGACTGCTTTAGCTAATGCTGATTATAAAACTGTAAAAGGAATTAAATCTGAATTGTTCGAACAATTAAAAGCCCAGGCCAAAATTCAAAAAGAAAGCATTGGAAAGGATATTCCTGCTTATCAATTAATTAATCATGAAAATGGAAAAAAAATGGGGCTGGCTCTACTACCGCCTAAATCAAAAAATGATATCTTTTTTGATATCGAGGGGTTTCCTTTAGAAGACGGAGGATTGGAGTATCTTTGGGGTGTAACTTATTTTGATGAAAATGATCAACGCCGATACATGGATTTTTGGGCACATGACAAAGATCAGGAAAAAGAAAGTTTTAGATCATTTGTTGAATGGGTCTATAAAAGGTGGCAGCAAGATCTTTCGATGCACATTTACCATTATGCAAGCTATGAAATTACTGCTTGCCGCAAGTTAATGAGCAGATATGGGGTATGTGAGTATGAAGTGGATCAATTGTTACGTAATGAAGTATTTGTTGATTTATACAAAATCGTAAAAGGTGCGCTATTAATAGGGGAACCGCGTTACTCAATCAAAAATGTGGAGCATTTATATCGCGCTAAACGAGCTACGGAGGTTGGTTCTGGTGGCGATTCAGTGGTTGTTTACGAGCGGTGGCGAGAAAATCCTGATGGTGATACGTGGCAAACCTCAAAAATATTAAACGATATTCGCTCTTATAATATTGATGATTGTAATTCTACTCAGGAGTTGGTGACCTGGTTAAGAGAAAAACAAGAAGCCTGCGGTATTTCTTTTCTTGGCAAAACAGAATTGATTGAACCTGAAATTAAAGAGGAAATTAATGAGCGTCTCAAACTTCGCAACAGATTACTTGAAAAAGCCTTGCAATTGCATAGCGAAGGTCAGGAGCAGTTATCTAAACTGCATTCTGTTATGGCTTGGTCCATCGAATTTCATAGGCGTGAATCCAAGCCTGTCTTTTGGCGGCTATTTGATCGACTAGGTTTAAACGAAGAAGAGTTACTAGAGGATATAGATTGTCTTGCTTATTGTCAGCGAACTGAAAAACCACCTTATAAATCGACTCCAAAAGCACGAAATTTAGTTTATGAATATTCATTTGATCCGGATCAGGAGTTCAAAGCGAATGCAAAAGAATATTTTCTGCTAGGCTACGAAACGCCTGATGGCAAAAATATAAAGGCGAGTTGCCATCATGAAGGCAGTGATTTAGAGCATGGGATTATTGCACTACAAATAAAAAATGAACCTGATAGTCTTGTTACCTTAATTCCAAACGAATATGTTGATCCTGATCCAATACCCCAAGCAATTACAAAACAAGCAGAAGCTTTTGCAAATGGGGGGTTAGCCCAAACTGCTATAGTTGATTTTTTGGGCAAATCTATTCCGAGAATCAAAGGACATATATCGGGTCAAGCGATAGCACCTAGTCATGATCCAGAACAACGGTTGCATGAGATTATTCAGGCAGTTATTAATTTGGATAATAGTTATCTGACTATTCAGGGGCCACCGGGTGCTGGCAAAACATATACAGGCAAGCACTTGATTGCTGAATTGATTAAAAAAGGGAAAAAAGTAGGTGTATCTTCTAATAGCCATAAAGCCATCAATAATTTATTGATTCATACTGCGAAGTATTGCCAAAAAATGGGAATTACTGGGCATTTTTGCTGTAAAAGCAAAACGGATTCAGTCATTGATGATTTAAAAATTAATGTTTTGGAAAATAAAGATATTGGTAATTTTTTGCAGCCAGGATGTGTCGTAGGAACTACGGCCTGGGGTTTTTCCAGAGATGATCTTGAACATGCATTTGATTATCTTTTTATTGATGAGGCAGGGCAAGTTAGTGTTGCAAATTTGATTGCTATGAGTAGGGCAACATCCAATATCATTCTAATGGGTGATCAGATGCAATTGGGACTGCCTTCTCAAGGCAGTCATCCAGAAGAGAGTGGATTGTCCATTCTCGATTACCTGTTACATTCAACTCCGACTATTCCTGATTCAATGGGCATATTTTTGGGAACAACTTATCGCATGCATTCGGCGGTCAATCAATTTATTAGTGAGGCCATATATGAAGGTAAACTTGAATCAGCTCCCGAAAATGATGAACAATTGATAATTGTCCCTATGGGTTATCATGGTATTTTGAATAAAGAAGCAGGAATAATTGCTGTACCGGTGATTCATGAAGGTAATACACAAGCGAGTGATGAAGAAGTAGTGCAAATTACTTCTTTGGCTCATGAATTGCTGGGACGGACTTTTAACGCCAAAAACGGTCGACAAAGAATAATTGATTGGGAGGATATCCTTTTTGTTGCGCCATATAATTTTCAGGTTAATAAACTAAAAGCAGCTCTTGGAGATAAAGCAAGGGTAGGTAGCGTTGACAAATTCCAGGGACAAGAAGCACCAATTGTATTTTTAAGTATGTGTGCAAGTAGTGCTAATGAGTCACCCCGTGGGTTAAATTTTCTTTTTGATAAAAATCGCATTAATGTTGCAATCTCTAGATCACAATGTTTAGCTGTTATTGTGTATTCTCCAGCATTGTTGGATTCTGTACCAAATAATGTAGAGCAAATTGCTATGATGAATATGTTTTGTCAATTAGTGAAAAATCGGTAG